The following proteins are encoded in a genomic region of Mycolicibacterium confluentis:
- a CDS encoding LLM class F420-dependent oxidoreductase yields the protein MRTGIFLGYAGGFREAAEQVVELEKVGVDLVLVAEAYSYDAISQLGYLAAKTSTIELGTGVVPIYTRTPSLLAMTAAGVDYVSDGRMRLGIGTSGPQVVEGFHGLPFDAPMGRTREVVEICRQVWRRERVNFDGKHYQLPLPADRGTGLGKPLKLINHPVRERIPIHIAALGPKNVELTAEIAEGWQPVFFMPEKADDVWGESLRAGFAKRDPALGELDVMVSASLAIGDDVEDRLEWAKPQLALYLGGMGARGKNFYHALATRYGFGEAADHIQDLYLAGKKQEAVAAVPDELVRATSLIGPAGYVKERLAAFAEAGVTTMLTHPLGVDTAEVVRFSEQLVELAH from the coding sequence ATGCGCACTGGAATCTTCCTGGGGTACGCCGGCGGCTTCCGCGAGGCCGCCGAGCAGGTCGTGGAGTTGGAGAAGGTCGGCGTCGACCTCGTGTTGGTGGCCGAGGCCTACTCCTACGACGCCATCAGCCAACTCGGCTACCTGGCCGCCAAAACGTCGACCATCGAACTCGGCACGGGTGTGGTGCCCATCTACACCAGGACCCCCAGCCTGCTCGCCATGACCGCGGCGGGCGTCGACTACGTCTCCGACGGCCGCATGCGGCTCGGCATCGGCACGTCGGGCCCGCAGGTGGTGGAGGGCTTCCACGGCCTGCCGTTCGACGCCCCAATGGGACGCACGCGCGAGGTCGTGGAGATCTGCCGTCAGGTGTGGCGCCGCGAGCGCGTCAACTTCGACGGCAAGCACTACCAACTCCCCCTGCCGGCCGACAGGGGAACGGGCCTGGGCAAGCCACTCAAGCTGATCAACCACCCTGTCCGCGAACGCATCCCAATCCACATCGCCGCGCTGGGCCCCAAGAATGTCGAGCTGACCGCCGAGATCGCCGAGGGCTGGCAGCCCGTGTTCTTCATGCCCGAGAAGGCCGATGACGTGTGGGGTGAATCGCTGCGGGCCGGTTTCGCCAAGCGCGACCCCGCACTTGGTGAACTCGACGTGATGGTGTCGGCCAGCCTCGCCATCGGCGACGACGTTGAGGACCGGTTGGAGTGGGCCAAACCCCAACTGGCGCTGTACCTCGGCGGCATGGGTGCGCGCGGCAAGAACTTCTACCACGCATTGGCCACGCGGTACGGCTTCGGCGAAGCCGCCGACCACATCCAGGATCTGTACCTGGCCGGCAAGAAGCAGGAGGCCGTCGCGGCCGTGCCGGATGAACTGGTCCGCGCGACGTCGCTGATCGGCCCGGCGGGCTACGTCAAGGAACGGCTGGCGGCATTCGCCGAAGCCGGGGTCACCACGATGCTGACGCATCCGCTGGGTGTCGACACCGCCGAGGTGGTGCGCTTCAGCGAGCAGTTGGTGGAACTCGCGCACTGA
- a CDS encoding DUF3298 domain-containing protein — MSRIIASTILLCALWISAAPAAAEPAGANPGYAAAPALIEGGSPDELGEWRVDYQRVIGGDAVIADRINEIIDAEARGQVATYEPSATKTNPWTLNIEGNLQFAPMTVSALFRGVYNTNMPNMPIETLATRVFDNRSGILLSWDNLFLDKQAGLNRLSAVTKAAMPGRQWGSEVAPVDDNFRYWLPTDDGIELHFPHGQFGRGVTVVSVPGAAIADLIAPVFAPLIPAPVA; from the coding sequence ATGTCGCGAATCATCGCATCGACAATTCTTCTGTGCGCGCTCTGGATAAGTGCCGCACCCGCCGCAGCCGAACCCGCAGGCGCAAACCCGGGCTACGCGGCGGCGCCGGCCCTGATCGAAGGTGGCAGCCCAGATGAGCTGGGCGAATGGAGGGTTGACTACCAGAGGGTCATCGGCGGTGACGCCGTGATCGCCGACAGGATCAACGAGATCATCGACGCCGAGGCGCGCGGCCAGGTTGCGACCTACGAACCGAGTGCCACCAAAACCAATCCCTGGACGCTCAATATCGAGGGGAATCTGCAATTCGCGCCCATGACCGTTTCCGCATTGTTCAGAGGCGTTTACAACACCAATATGCCGAATATGCCGATCGAAACTCTCGCCACCAGAGTTTTCGACAATCGCAGCGGAATTCTGCTCAGCTGGGACAACCTCTTCCTCGACAAGCAGGCGGGGCTGAACCGTCTCTCCGCGGTGACCAAGGCCGCGATGCCGGGCCGGCAGTGGGGCAGCGAAGTCGCGCCGGTCGACGACAACTTCCGGTACTGGCTGCCCACGGACGACGGCATCGAGCTGCACTTCCCGCACGGTCAGTTCGGCCGCGGCGTCACCGTCGTCAGCGTGCCGGGGGCGGCGATCGCGGACCTGATCGCACCGGTCTTCGCGCCCCTCATCCCCGCACCGGTTGCCTAG